The proteins below are encoded in one region of Arenibacter algicola:
- a CDS encoding response regulator: MNNDNLTYDIVYIVDDDKVINLTHLQIIKKTGIANETRVFSNPLKALEDLTAELKSSYKNIFVLLDISMDQINGFELLDSLTYINVKGILDIVIVTSSLDYKNRQKGMEHPLVKGYINKPLTKKHLLEFIHNYTLKSE, from the coding sequence ATGAACAATGATAACTTAACCTACGACATTGTGTACATTGTTGATGATGACAAAGTCATAAACCTCACACATTTACAAATTATCAAGAAAACTGGAATCGCTAATGAAACTAGAGTGTTCAGTAATCCCTTGAAGGCGCTTGAAGATTTGACGGCTGAACTTAAATCGTCGTATAAAAATATATTCGTACTGCTGGATATTTCCATGGATCAGATTAATGGTTTCGAATTATTAGATTCACTTACCTATATAAATGTTAAAGGCATTTTGGACATTGTAATAGTAACTTCTTCCCTAGATTACAAAAATAGACAAAAGGGAATGGAGCATCCTCTGGTGAAGGGTTATATAAATAAACCCCTTACCAAAAAGCACCTATTGGAATTTATCCACAA